One region of Haloterrigena salifodinae genomic DNA includes:
- a CDS encoding MBL fold metallo-hydrolase: MGIHSDWSDWLPQAIESAEPDGVAVWYLGCNGFVLKGREGTTIFVDPYLGLGDPPRIIRMIPVPFEPNDVRSADAILATHEHVDHVHGPSQAPILEKTGASFYGPDESVAVARDDEEWANDYDVTDEQLIEVTEGDSFGVGEFEIHVEPAHDPDASHPVSYVVEHEAGTFFHGGDSKPAAEFDAIGSRYDIDLGALAFGTVGVMPHRETGAPTVTKWYNDDNQLLEAASDLRLDRLLPSHWDMWKRLTADPTALHHHARSFEHPQRLEIAEIGDRLDL; this comes from the coding sequence ATGGGAATTCACAGCGACTGGAGCGATTGGCTTCCGCAGGCGATCGAGTCGGCCGAACCGGACGGCGTCGCCGTCTGGTACCTCGGCTGCAACGGGTTCGTCCTCAAGGGTCGCGAGGGAACGACGATCTTCGTCGATCCGTATCTGGGCCTCGGCGATCCGCCGCGGATCATCCGGATGATTCCGGTCCCGTTCGAGCCGAACGACGTTCGCAGCGCGGACGCGATCCTCGCGACCCACGAGCACGTCGATCACGTCCACGGGCCGTCGCAGGCGCCCATCCTCGAGAAGACGGGCGCGTCCTTCTACGGACCGGACGAGTCGGTCGCCGTCGCTCGAGACGACGAGGAGTGGGCAAACGACTACGACGTGACCGACGAGCAGCTGATCGAGGTCACAGAGGGTGACTCGTTCGGCGTCGGCGAGTTCGAGATCCACGTCGAGCCGGCCCACGACCCCGACGCGAGCCACCCGGTCTCGTACGTCGTCGAACACGAGGCAGGCACGTTCTTCCACGGCGGCGACTCGAAACCGGCCGCGGAATTCGACGCGATCGGATCGCGCTACGACATCGACCTCGGCGCATTGGCGTTCGGGACGGTCGGCGTGATGCCCCATCGCGAGACTGGGGCGCCGACCGTGACGAAGTGGTACAACGACGACAATCAGCTGCTCGAGGCCGCGAGCGATCTCCGGCTCGATCGGCTCCTGCCGAGCCACTGGGACATGTGGAAGCGGCTCACCGCGGATCCGACCGCACTACACCATCACGCGCGAAGCTTCGAGCACCCGCAGCGCCTCGAGATCGCCGAAATCGGCGACCGCCTCGACCTCTGA
- a CDS encoding LLM class flavin-dependent oxidoreductase — MVEIDYMAHQEQYDPSALLDYGEQATAGDYETVWTSDHFHPWFHTDAESAFAWSWLGAATERLDGPIGTCVTPATGHYHPGMIAQAFTTLQQLHDDRVLLGLSTGEAMNETPLGFDWPEYPERRDRLEEALEIIRALWGDDEWVSDDVRERIDEDGFVTYDGERFELDEAKLYTMAERSPEIHIAANGPSTARLAARYADGFVTVKKGEEYTDRLYPAIRRYAEEEGNDPDAIETTLLVTASYHPDYERALEATRPWHATTQNVFDRALADPREIEAEGEKATREEIEEKFLIADDPAEIAAQLEAYAEMGFDRIAVGNTSPEPEQLFEVMNDEVIPSL, encoded by the coding sequence ATGGTCGAAATCGATTACATGGCTCATCAGGAGCAGTACGATCCGTCCGCGCTGCTGGACTACGGGGAACAGGCCACGGCCGGCGACTACGAGACCGTCTGGACGTCGGATCACTTCCACCCGTGGTTCCACACGGACGCGGAGTCGGCGTTCGCGTGGTCCTGGCTCGGCGCCGCAACGGAACGACTGGACGGACCGATCGGCACGTGCGTAACGCCCGCGACGGGCCACTACCACCCCGGCATGATCGCGCAGGCGTTCACGACGCTCCAGCAACTCCACGACGACCGGGTGCTGCTCGGGCTCTCCACTGGCGAGGCGATGAACGAGACGCCGCTCGGGTTCGACTGGCCCGAGTACCCCGAACGCCGGGACCGACTCGAGGAGGCCCTCGAGATCATCCGCGCCCTCTGGGGCGACGACGAGTGGGTCAGCGACGACGTCCGCGAGCGCATCGACGAGGACGGATTCGTCACCTACGACGGGGAGCGGTTCGAGCTCGACGAGGCGAAACTGTATACGATGGCCGAGCGGTCGCCGGAGATCCATATCGCGGCCAACGGACCGAGCACCGCCCGGCTCGCGGCGCGATACGCCGACGGGTTCGTCACGGTCAAGAAGGGCGAGGAGTACACCGACCGGCTCTACCCCGCGATCCGTCGCTACGCCGAAGAGGAGGGCAACGACCCGGACGCGATCGAGACGACGCTGCTCGTGACGGCATCCTATCACCCCGACTACGAGCGGGCGCTTGAGGCGACGCGACCGTGGCACGCGACGACCCAGAACGTCTTCGACCGGGCGCTGGCGGACCCGCGCGAGATCGAGGCCGAGGGCGAGAAGGCGACCCGCGAGGAGATCGAGGAGAAGTTCCTGATCGCCGACGACCCCGCGGAGATCGCGGCCCAGCTCGAAGCGTACGCCGAGATGGGCTTCGATCGGATCGCGGTCGGGAACACTAGCCCCGAACCCGAGCAGCTGTTCGAGGTCATGAACGACGAGGTCATCCCGTCGCTGTAG